The Flexivirga oryzae genome has a segment encoding these proteins:
- a CDS encoding MerR family transcriptional regulator encodes MRISELSTRTQVPVATLKYYLREGLLPAGTATSRTQASYDAGHVDRVRLIRALLESGGLSIARVRQVLAALDGPEVGRHHLLGVAQQAITPPLPEHPDPEWTRIATQFVEQRGWCIPPDEPLLVLLGEQLRLAVAAGVESADETLLSRYADVADRLAEIDVDSVPAAPERALRQVAVGTLLTDPMILTLRRLAQQALSSERSTR; translated from the coding sequence ATGCGCATCTCCGAGTTGTCGACCAGGACGCAGGTGCCGGTCGCGACCCTGAAGTACTACCTCCGCGAGGGCCTGCTGCCCGCCGGCACCGCGACGAGCCGCACACAGGCGTCGTATGACGCCGGCCACGTGGACCGGGTGCGCCTGATCCGGGCCCTGCTCGAATCCGGCGGGCTCAGCATCGCCCGCGTCCGGCAGGTCCTGGCAGCGCTCGACGGTCCCGAGGTCGGCAGACACCACCTGCTCGGCGTGGCGCAGCAGGCCATCACTCCCCCGCTGCCGGAACATCCCGACCCCGAATGGACGCGGATCGCAACGCAGTTCGTCGAGCAGCGCGGCTGGTGCATCCCACCGGACGAGCCCCTGCTGGTGCTGCTAGGCGAGCAACTGCGGCTGGCCGTCGCCGCCGGGGTGGAATCCGCGGACGAAACGCTGCTGAGCCGCTACGCGGACGTTGCCGATCGATTGGCCGAGATCGACGTCGACTCGGTGCCGGCGGCTCCGGAGCGAGCGCTCCGACAGGTTGCCGTCGGCACCCTCCTCACCGACCCGATGATCCTCACCCTGCGCCGGCTCGCCCAGCAGGCGCTCAGCTCCGAGCGATCGACCCGGTGA
- a CDS encoding histone deacetylase, which produces MASFVWYAAYGSNLSPERFDNYVRGGRPDGALRTYAGCRDTTAPTGRRATSLPGRVFFGGASQVWGGGMAFYDPARPGPSYATAYRLTAEQFADVWSQECHRPVGGSVPIDDVVAGGDWCGGGGRYDRILLVGSIDEEPVVTFTFAAARPAPNPPAAAYAATIERGLVTSHGLAEGDAAQYVASLITGSIARS; this is translated from the coding sequence ATGGCCTCGTTCGTCTGGTATGCCGCCTACGGCTCCAACCTGTCGCCCGAGCGTTTCGACAACTACGTCCGCGGCGGCCGACCGGACGGCGCGCTACGGACGTATGCCGGCTGCCGCGACACGACGGCGCCGACCGGCCGGCGTGCCACGTCCCTGCCGGGTCGGGTGTTCTTCGGCGGCGCCTCGCAGGTCTGGGGTGGCGGTATGGCGTTCTACGACCCGGCGCGGCCGGGCCCGTCATACGCCACGGCATACCGGCTGACGGCAGAGCAGTTCGCCGACGTCTGGTCCCAGGAGTGCCATCGCCCGGTCGGCGGGTCCGTGCCGATCGACGACGTCGTGGCCGGTGGTGACTGGTGTGGCGGGGGCGGGCGGTACGACCGGATCCTGCTCGTCGGGTCGATCGACGAGGAGCCGGTGGTCACGTTCACGTTCGCCGCGGCGCGTCCGGCGCCGAACCCTCCGGCGGCGGCCTACGCGGCCACCATCGAGCGTGGCCTGGTCACGTCCCACGGGCTCGCCGAGGGGGATGCCGCGCAGTACGTGGCGTCGTTGATCACCGGGTCGATCGCTCGGAGCTGA
- the leuC gene encoding 3-isopropylmalate dehydratase large subunit translates to MGRTLAQKVWEQHVVRRADGEPDLLYIDLHLIHEVTSPQAFDGLRLAGRPVRRPDLTVATEDHNVPTTPGPITDPVSKTQVDTLRTNCKEFGVKLFPMGDAEQGIVHIIGPQLGLTQPGMTIVCGDSHTSTHGAFGALSFGIGTSEVEHVLATQTLPLNPFKTMAINIEGELPDGVTSKDIILAVIAKIGTGGGQGYVLEYRGSAVRNMSMEARMTMCNMSIEAGARAGMVAPDQTTYDYLEGRDHAPTGADWDAAVAAWSQLGTDDDAVFDAEVDIDASALTPFVTWGTNPGQGLPLSSNVPDPEAFSGENEKAAAQRAIEYMGLTPGTPLREISVDTVFLGSCTNGRIEDLRAAAAIIKGRKVAPGVRMLVVPGSAKVRLQAEAEGLDKVFSDAGAEWRLAGCSMCLGMNPDQLSAGERSASTSNRNFEGRQGKGGRTHLVSPLVAAATAVRGTLSSPADLTPSA, encoded by the coding sequence GTGGGACGGACGTTGGCACAGAAGGTTTGGGAACAGCACGTCGTCCGGCGCGCGGACGGTGAGCCGGACCTGCTCTACATCGATCTGCACCTCATCCACGAGGTCACCAGTCCGCAGGCGTTCGACGGCCTGCGGCTCGCCGGCCGGCCGGTCCGTCGTCCGGACCTGACCGTCGCGACCGAGGACCACAACGTGCCGACGACGCCCGGCCCGATCACGGACCCGGTGAGCAAGACCCAGGTCGACACGCTGCGCACGAACTGCAAGGAGTTCGGCGTCAAGCTCTTCCCGATGGGCGACGCGGAGCAGGGCATCGTGCACATCATCGGCCCACAGCTGGGTCTGACCCAGCCGGGTATGACGATCGTGTGCGGCGACAGCCACACGTCGACGCACGGTGCGTTCGGGGCACTGTCGTTCGGCATCGGCACCAGCGAGGTCGAGCACGTGCTGGCCACCCAGACGCTGCCGCTCAATCCGTTCAAGACCATGGCGATCAACATCGAGGGCGAGTTGCCCGACGGGGTCACGTCCAAGGACATCATCCTGGCGGTGATCGCCAAGATCGGCACCGGCGGTGGGCAGGGCTACGTGCTCGAATACCGCGGGTCGGCAGTGCGCAACATGTCGATGGAAGCCCGAATGACGATGTGCAACATGTCGATCGAGGCCGGAGCCCGCGCCGGGATGGTCGCTCCCGACCAGACGACCTACGACTACCTCGAGGGTCGCGACCATGCGCCGACCGGTGCCGACTGGGACGCCGCGGTCGCCGCCTGGTCGCAGTTGGGCACCGATGACGACGCCGTCTTCGACGCCGAGGTCGACATCGACGCGAGCGCGTTGACCCCCTTCGTGACCTGGGGGACGAACCCCGGTCAGGGTCTGCCGTTGTCGTCGAACGTGCCTGACCCGGAGGCGTTCTCGGGTGAGAACGAGAAGGCCGCGGCACAGCGGGCGATCGAATACATGGGTCTGACCCCGGGCACGCCGCTGCGCGAGATCTCCGTCGACACCGTCTTCCTCGGGTCGTGCACCAACGGCCGCATCGAGGACCTGCGCGCCGCGGCGGCAATCATCAAGGGGCGCAAGGTCGCTCCCGGTGTGCGCATGCTCGTCGTCCCCGGATCGGCCAAGGTGCGCCTGCAGGCCGAGGCCGAGGGTCTCGACAAGGTCTTCTCGGACGCCGGTGCCGAATGGCGCCTCGCGGGGTGCTCGATGTGCCTGGGCATGAACCCGGACCAGTTGTCGGCGGGCGAGCGCAGCGCATCGACGTCGAACCGCAATTTCGAAGGGCGACAGGGCAAAGGCGGTCGTACCCACCTGGTGAGCCCGCTCGTGGCCGCAGCCACCGCGGTGCGCGGCACGTTGTCCAGCCCGGCCGACCTGACGCCTTCGGCCTGA
- a CDS encoding IclR family transcriptional regulator — translation MDNSSGVGVLDKAAVVLSALEAGPSTLAQLVAHTGLARPTAHRLAVALEHHRLVARDMQGRFILGPRLAELASAAGEDRLLAAAGPVLGALRDHCGESAQLYRRQGDQRICVAAADRPMGLRDSIPVGATLTMQAGSAAQVLLAWEEPDRLHRGLHGAKFTATMLSAVRRRGWAQSVSEREQGVASVSAPVRGPSGRVIAAVSISGPIERVSRQPGRLHAGTVVAGANKLTEVLARAHAASQRRGESA, via the coding sequence ATGGACAACTCTAGCGGAGTCGGCGTTCTGGACAAGGCCGCCGTCGTTCTTTCCGCTCTCGAAGCAGGCCCGTCAACCCTCGCCCAGCTGGTCGCACACACCGGCCTGGCCCGACCGACAGCGCACCGGCTGGCCGTCGCACTCGAGCACCACCGGCTCGTCGCACGCGACATGCAGGGACGCTTCATCCTCGGACCACGCCTCGCCGAGCTGGCCTCGGCGGCCGGCGAGGACCGCCTCCTCGCAGCCGCCGGCCCCGTGCTCGGGGCGCTGCGCGACCACTGCGGCGAGAGCGCCCAGCTCTACCGCCGCCAGGGCGACCAGCGCATCTGCGTCGCGGCGGCCGACCGCCCGATGGGGCTGCGCGACTCGATCCCGGTCGGGGCGACGCTCACCATGCAGGCAGGATCCGCCGCGCAGGTCCTGCTCGCCTGGGAGGAGCCCGACCGCCTGCACCGTGGCCTGCACGGCGCGAAGTTCACCGCCACCATGCTGTCGGCCGTCCGCCGTCGGGGCTGGGCGCAGAGCGTCAGCGAGCGCGAGCAGGGTGTGGCGTCGGTCTCCGCGCCGGTCCGCGGGCCGTCGGGTCGCGTGATCGCGGCCGTGTCGATCTCCGGCCCGATCGAGCGCGTCTCCCGTCAACCCGGTCGCCTGCACGCCGGGACCGTGGTCGCCGGTGCCAACAAGCTCACCGAGGTGCTCGCCCGCGCCCACGCTGCCTCACAGCGTCGCGGCGAGTCGGCCTGA
- the gltX gene encoding glutamate--tRNA ligase — protein MSESETVRKPRLRVAPSPTGDPHVGTAYVSIFDLAFARQQGGSFILRIEDTDRTRFQADSEQQLYDTLHWLNLDWDEGPDKDGPFAPYKQSERLDTYQPYVEQLIADGHAYHCWCSSERLKEMREVQQKTKQPTGYDRMCLGKTKEERSQLPGFTETPVVRMLIPDDVPLAFDDLIMGPTKAPKPDDQVILKADGFPTYHLAVVVDDHLMEITHVVRGQEWISSTPKHILLYQWLGWEAPQFAHIPLLRDEKKAKISKRKSPWAKLTWFQEQGYLPEALVNFLALQGHPPIIEEDGSERETFSFEEFSKHFDWHKINPAGAVFNLDKLNWLNGHYIRELTEQDLAQRLLPFLQRDGALPQPASLPQLGRLNEIVPLIQTRINLLSDATPLVAPFYVADDQLEIADDARTQLKDSAPQVLDAAIAALQPISGAIGNPDGSGREWTTQRLEEVLRAAIVDGLGIKPRLAFGPIRTAVSGQRISPPLFESMEILGKESTLRRLKALRATL, from the coding sequence ATGAGCGAGTCTGAAACCGTCCGCAAGCCCCGCCTCCGCGTCGCGCCGTCGCCCACCGGCGACCCGCACGTCGGCACGGCATACGTCTCGATCTTCGACCTGGCCTTCGCGCGCCAGCAGGGTGGCAGCTTCATCCTGCGCATCGAGGACACCGACCGCACCCGCTTCCAGGCGGACAGCGAGCAGCAGCTCTACGACACGCTGCACTGGCTGAACCTCGACTGGGACGAGGGGCCGGACAAGGACGGCCCGTTCGCGCCGTACAAGCAGTCCGAGCGACTGGACACCTACCAGCCGTATGTCGAGCAGCTCATCGCCGACGGGCACGCCTACCACTGCTGGTGCTCCAGCGAGCGGTTGAAGGAGATGCGCGAGGTCCAGCAGAAGACCAAGCAGCCCACCGGCTACGACCGGATGTGCCTGGGCAAGACCAAGGAGGAGCGGTCGCAGCTGCCCGGCTTCACCGAGACGCCGGTCGTGCGCATGCTCATCCCGGACGACGTGCCGCTGGCGTTCGACGACCTCATCATGGGGCCGACCAAGGCCCCCAAGCCCGACGACCAGGTGATCCTCAAGGCGGACGGCTTCCCGACCTACCACCTGGCGGTCGTGGTCGACGACCACCTGATGGAGATCACCCATGTGGTGCGGGGGCAGGAGTGGATCTCCTCAACCCCCAAGCACATCCTGCTCTACCAGTGGCTGGGCTGGGAGGCGCCGCAGTTCGCGCACATCCCGTTGCTGCGTGACGAGAAGAAGGCCAAGATCTCCAAGCGCAAGAGCCCGTGGGCCAAGCTCACGTGGTTCCAGGAGCAGGGTTATCTCCCGGAGGCGCTGGTCAACTTCCTTGCATTGCAAGGGCATCCGCCGATCATCGAGGAAGATGGGTCGGAGCGGGAGACGTTCAGCTTCGAAGAGTTCAGCAAGCACTTCGACTGGCACAAGATCAACCCGGCCGGTGCGGTGTTCAACCTCGACAAGCTCAACTGGCTGAACGGCCACTACATCCGCGAGCTCACCGAGCAGGACCTCGCGCAGCGGCTGCTGCCCTTCCTGCAGCGCGACGGTGCGCTGCCGCAGCCGGCGTCGCTGCCGCAACTGGGCAGGCTGAACGAGATCGTGCCGCTCATCCAGACCCGCATCAACCTGTTGTCCGATGCCACGCCGTTGGTGGCGCCGTTCTACGTCGCGGACGACCAGCTGGAGATCGCCGACGACGCGCGCACGCAGTTGAAGGACAGCGCCCCGCAGGTGCTGGACGCAGCCATAGCCGCGCTCCAGCCGATCAGCGGTGCCATCGGCAACCCGGACGGCAGCGGCCGCGAGTGGACGACGCAGCGGCTGGAAGAGGTGCTGCGTGCCGCGATCGTCGACGGGCTCGGCATCAAGCCACGCCTCGCGTTCGGGCCGATCCGCACCGCCGTCTCCGGGCAACGCATCTCGCCGCCGCTCTTCGAATCGATGGAGATCCTCGGCAAGGAGTCGACGCTGCGGCGGCTGAAGGCACTGCGTGCGACGCTCTGA
- a CDS encoding HAD-IA family hydrolase, with the protein MRRSESRIPQGATAVRLEVRAVLLDVDNTVVDNTSAMRAAGLAAMGALWPQFTAAEHRAMAERYRLDPGGAFHRYMRGDNDYRVMRAERLQDVATVYGVQVPDDALDRYEAAFRPVFAAAQRKYDDVIPFAERCADAGLQVAVLTNSSDELTTEKFELTGLTGRLGAITTRDTLGFGKPDPRVFHHACAGLGVEPAAAAYIGDEWAADVQGALGAGLQPIWLRRDGELAAPEPVPTIASLDQLQLGEGGLDVLDLGCAAPTG; encoded by the coding sequence GTGCGACGCTCTGAGTCGCGAATCCCGCAGGGGGCGACCGCCGTTCGGCTGGAGGTGCGAGCCGTCCTGCTGGACGTGGACAACACGGTGGTCGACAACACCAGCGCGATGCGGGCAGCGGGCCTGGCCGCGATGGGCGCCCTGTGGCCGCAGTTCACGGCCGCCGAGCACCGGGCGATGGCCGAGCGCTACCGGCTCGACCCGGGCGGTGCGTTCCACCGCTACATGCGCGGGGACAACGACTACCGCGTGATGCGCGCCGAGCGACTGCAGGACGTCGCCACCGTCTACGGCGTCCAGGTCCCGGACGACGCACTGGACCGCTACGAGGCGGCCTTCCGGCCGGTCTTCGCCGCGGCGCAGCGCAAGTACGACGACGTCATACCGTTCGCCGAGCGGTGCGCGGACGCCGGGCTGCAGGTGGCCGTGCTGACCAACTCCTCGGACGAGCTGACGACGGAGAAGTTCGAGCTGACCGGTCTCACCGGCCGGCTCGGCGCGATCACCACGCGGGACACGCTCGGTTTCGGCAAGCCGGACCCACGTGTTTTCCATCACGCCTGCGCCGGTCTGGGGGTCGAGCCCGCCGCTGCGGCATACATCGGTGACGAGTGGGCCGCGGACGTCCAGGGCGCGCTCGGTGCCGGGCTGCAACCGATCTGGCTGCGCAGGGACGGGGAGCTCGCTGCTCCGGAGCCGGTGCCGACGATCGCCTCGCTCGACCAGCTGCAGCTGGGGGAGGGCGGCCTGGACGTTCTCGATTTGGGCTGTGCGGCCCCGACCGGGTAA
- a CDS encoding DUF2017 domain-containing protein, translated as MATAFKRKGSRIVARLDDNERAIVRELLDQTRQLLEPSGGSSGDPVEDLLAGLGSAPDPEEVAGRDPALARLLPDGHRGDPEVAAEFRALTEHGLRQRKTANLSTAIEALDQPAHRDRLELDVGQAQALLIGLADVRLALGERLELRSDEDSERLQQELAQAAVDGSQDPRVVIGLYYDFLTWMQESLAGAML; from the coding sequence ATGGCGACCGCCTTCAAACGCAAGGGTTCCCGCATCGTCGCCCGGCTGGACGACAACGAACGCGCCATCGTGCGCGAGCTGCTGGACCAGACCCGGCAGCTGCTCGAGCCCAGCGGCGGCAGCAGCGGTGACCCGGTGGAGGACCTGCTCGCCGGTCTCGGGTCGGCCCCCGACCCGGAGGAGGTCGCGGGTCGCGACCCGGCGCTGGCCCGGCTGCTGCCCGACGGCCACCGCGGTGACCCCGAGGTGGCGGCCGAGTTCCGCGCGCTCACCGAGCACGGTCTGCGGCAGCGCAAGACCGCCAACCTGTCGACGGCGATCGAGGCGCTGGACCAGCCGGCCCACCGCGACAGGCTGGAGCTGGACGTCGGGCAGGCGCAGGCGCTGCTGATCGGGCTGGCGGACGTCCGCCTCGCGCTGGGGGAGCGCCTGGAGCTGCGCAGCGACGAGGACAGCGAGCGGCTGCAGCAGGAGCTCGCGCAGGCGGCGGTGGACGGATCGCAGGATCCGCGGGTGGTCATCGGCCTGTACTACGACTTCCTGACCTGGATGCAGGAGTCACTGGCCGGTGCGATGTTGTAG
- a CDS encoding DUF4188 domain-containing protein, which yields MKIDMSTHAHEGDLVVFLIGMTVGRPWRVDQWVRISSAMRRMQIELHRNKARAEAGTEEWLGFLGGYNCVGPRGPVSVQYWRSTEDLYGYANAADREHRPAWLAYYQRAHRLAGRDGIGIWHETYAVPAGGHESAYGNLTDWGLAGVTGAIPLTRRGRTARERLASSAQPLAR from the coding sequence ATGAAGATCGACATGAGCACCCACGCGCACGAAGGCGACCTCGTCGTCTTCCTGATCGGTATGACGGTGGGCCGGCCGTGGCGGGTCGACCAGTGGGTCCGGATCAGCAGCGCGATGCGCCGGATGCAGATCGAGTTGCACCGCAACAAGGCCCGGGCCGAAGCGGGCACCGAGGAGTGGCTCGGCTTCCTCGGCGGGTACAACTGCGTGGGCCCGCGTGGTCCGGTGTCCGTGCAGTACTGGCGCAGCACCGAGGACCTCTACGGCTACGCCAATGCCGCGGATCGGGAGCACCGTCCGGCGTGGTTGGCCTACTACCAGCGCGCGCACCGGCTGGCCGGCCGTGACGGCATCGGGATCTGGCACGAGACGTATGCCGTTCCGGCGGGCGGCCACGAGTCGGCCTACGGGAACCTCACCGACTGGGGGCTGGCCGGGGTGACGGGCGCGATCCCGCTGACGCGGCGCGGCCGGACGGCACGCGAGCGGCTGGCGTCGTCCGCGCAGCCGCTCGCCCGCTGA
- the leuD gene encoding 3-isopropylmalate dehydratase small subunit, translating to MEKFTQHTGVGVPLRRSNVDTDQIIPAVYLKRVTRTGFEDGLFAAWRGDETFVLNNPAYASGSVLVAGPDFGTGSSREHAVWALMDYGFRVVLSSRFADIFRGNAGKAGLLAAQLRQEDIELLWKLLENEPGTQVTVDLEQRTVTAGEHVFAFQVDDYIRWRLLEGLDDISLTLRHADEITNFESERPSWKPAAVPA from the coding sequence ATGGAGAAGTTCACCCAGCACACCGGAGTCGGTGTCCCGTTGCGTCGCAGCAATGTCGACACCGACCAGATCATCCCGGCCGTCTACCTCAAGCGGGTCACCCGCACCGGCTTCGAGGACGGCCTGTTCGCCGCGTGGCGTGGCGACGAGACCTTCGTGCTGAACAACCCCGCCTACGCGTCCGGCTCGGTACTGGTGGCCGGCCCCGACTTCGGCACCGGGTCCTCGCGGGAGCACGCGGTGTGGGCGCTGATGGATTACGGCTTCCGTGTTGTGCTTTCGTCCAGGTTCGCCGACATCTTCCGTGGAAACGCCGGTAAGGCAGGACTGCTCGCCGCGCAGCTGCGGCAGGAGGACATCGAGCTGCTGTGGAAGTTGCTGGAGAACGAGCCGGGTACCCAGGTCACCGTCGACCTGGAGCAGCGGACCGTCACCGCGGGCGAGCACGTCTTCGCTTTTCAGGTCGACGACTACATCCGCTGGCGCCTGCTCGAGGGGCTCGACGACATCAGCCTGACGCTGCGACACGCGGATGAGATCACGAATTTCGAGTCCGAGCGACCGAGCTGGAAACCGGCTGCGGTGCCGGCCTGA
- a CDS encoding DMT family transporter: MKLPLRLSIPVVFFYALGYPIGALAVQAMSPGPVLVLRFTVSAPVLLLVAARRGVRLPRGRLLVHVAVAGLLMQAVQFIGCYEAFRLGLSPVLTALIISMNPVVTAALAWFLLGERLNRRRAAALVLAVAAVFVAFAGRLGSASLGIGAAAVVVALLGLSLGGVYQQRFVRGVDPIMATGIGVLVSIPAAVVFALATPMHVYRPEQAFWSVGAMIVSSSLIGMSLYLAALRRGGAGQVAMLFAVIPSVAAVLSWALLGERPDVGVLGGLLIGAVACVLGRRSDRPTPPARSVERPRPSAMIG; the protein is encoded by the coding sequence ATGAAACTTCCGCTGCGGCTGTCGATCCCGGTCGTGTTCTTCTACGCGCTCGGCTATCCGATCGGTGCGCTCGCCGTGCAGGCCATGTCACCCGGACCGGTGCTGGTGCTGCGCTTCACCGTCTCGGCGCCGGTCCTGCTGCTGGTGGCCGCCCGGCGGGGTGTCCGCCTGCCCCGTGGACGGTTGCTCGTGCACGTGGCCGTCGCCGGACTGCTCATGCAGGCAGTGCAGTTCATCGGCTGCTACGAGGCGTTCCGGCTCGGCCTGTCTCCCGTGCTGACCGCGCTGATCATCTCGATGAACCCGGTCGTCACCGCTGCGTTGGCCTGGTTCCTGCTCGGTGAGCGGCTGAACCGACGCCGTGCCGCCGCGTTGGTGCTCGCGGTGGCAGCGGTCTTCGTGGCCTTCGCCGGGCGGCTGGGGTCGGCGTCGCTCGGCATCGGCGCGGCCGCGGTGGTGGTGGCGCTGCTCGGCCTCTCGCTCGGCGGCGTCTACCAGCAGCGCTTCGTGCGCGGGGTCGACCCGATCATGGCCACCGGTATCGGCGTGCTGGTCTCCATCCCGGCGGCCGTCGTCTTCGCGCTGGCCACGCCGATGCACGTGTACCGGCCGGAGCAGGCGTTCTGGTCGGTCGGCGCGATGATCGTGTCCAGCTCGCTGATCGGGATGAGCCTCTACCTGGCCGCGTTGCGTCGCGGCGGGGCCGGGCAGGTCGCGATGCTGTTCGCCGTCATACCCTCCGTGGCGGCGGTGCTCAGCTGGGCGTTGCTCGGCGAGCGGCCCGATGTCGGCGTGCTCGGTGGGTTGCTGATCGGTGCCGTCGCCTGCGTGCTCGGACGCCGGTCGGATCGCCCGACACCGCCCGCGCGGTCGGTCGAACGCCCGCGCCCGTCGGCCATGATCGGGTGA
- the clpS gene encoding ATP-dependent Clp protease adapter ClpS yields MSVAPPEHASPDVDLDADAVAETDKPWVTIVWNDPVNLMSYVSWVFQSYFGYPKAKAEKLMMTVHREGKAVVSSGPRERMETDTEAMQGYGLWATFEKDT; encoded by the coding sequence GTGTCTGTTGCGCCTCCGGAGCATGCCTCGCCCGACGTCGACCTCGACGCCGACGCGGTCGCGGAGACCGACAAGCCCTGGGTGACCATCGTCTGGAACGATCCGGTCAACCTGATGTCCTACGTCTCGTGGGTCTTCCAGAGCTATTTCGGCTACCCGAAGGCCAAGGCCGAGAAGCTGATGATGACCGTGCACCGGGAGGGCAAGGCGGTCGTGTCGTCCGGGCCGCGTGAGCGGATGGAGACCGACACCGAGGCGATGCAGGGTTACGGCCTGTGGGCAACGTTCGAGAAGGACACCTGA
- a CDS encoding HU family DNA-binding protein translates to MNKAELIESLETRLGSKKAASEALEAVVDAIIREVAKGNKVGITGFGTFEKISRAARTGRNPRTGTTVRIKKTSVPKFKPGTAFKTVVANPRALPKTGNAGGRASSAAADTTKKTAAKKTTAKKATAKKATATKAAAKKTTAKAAAKKTTAKKATATKAAAKKTTATAKKTTAKKAPAKKATAKKSTAKRSARR, encoded by the coding sequence ATGAACAAGGCAGAGCTCATCGAGAGCCTGGAGACCCGACTCGGCAGCAAGAAGGCTGCGAGTGAGGCTCTGGAGGCTGTCGTGGATGCGATCATCCGCGAGGTCGCCAAGGGCAACAAGGTCGGCATCACCGGCTTCGGCACGTTCGAGAAGATCTCGCGTGCCGCCCGCACAGGACGCAACCCGCGCACCGGCACCACGGTCCGCATCAAGAAGACGTCGGTCCCGAAGTTCAAGCCCGGCACGGCCTTCAAGACCGTCGTCGCCAACCCGCGCGCGCTGCCGAAGACCGGCAACGCCGGTGGCCGTGCGTCCAGCGCGGCAGCGGACACCACCAAGAAGACCGCGGCGAAGAAGACCACGGCCAAGAAGGCGACCGCGAAGAAGGCGACCGCCACCAAGGCCGCGGCCAAGAAGACCACGGCGAAGGCCGCCGCGAAGAAGACCACGGCCAAGAAGGCGACCGCCACCAAGGCCGCGGCCAAGAAGACCACGGCGACGGCGAAGAAGACCACAGCCAAGAAGGCGCCCGCCAAGAAGGCCACCGCGAAGAAGAGCACCGCGAAGCGCAGCGCGCGTCGCTGA
- a CDS encoding LysR family transcriptional regulator — protein sequence MTATLDITPLRSLVAIAGAGGFHRAATTLHLTQSAVSQHVRRLEQATGTQLVERVGRQTRFTPAGEQLLRDARRILAAHDDAVRLFETKESRTLTVGASEHAAEMLLPEISTALRASLPDTAFRFRLDRTAEVEQALADGVADLIVVTELGAAPPSHRSVLRLHWFAGPEFVRPASGPLPVIAFDEPCMLRRPTFDTLRSAGIEHDVVAEVTNLSGGYSAARAGIGVLLLPQLDRTPEGLVEREDLPEPPAVRMSVRAAAGTPSAAVRAVNGAVRTAMQR from the coding sequence ATGACGGCCACCCTCGACATCACCCCACTGCGCTCCCTGGTCGCGATCGCCGGCGCCGGTGGATTCCATCGGGCCGCGACGACGCTGCACCTGACCCAGTCCGCGGTCAGCCAGCACGTGCGCAGACTGGAGCAGGCGACCGGCACACAGCTGGTCGAACGGGTCGGCCGGCAGACCAGATTCACGCCTGCCGGCGAGCAACTGCTGCGCGATGCGCGTCGCATCCTGGCGGCACACGACGACGCGGTGCGGCTCTTCGAGACCAAGGAGTCGCGCACCCTGACCGTCGGCGCCTCGGAGCACGCGGCGGAGATGCTGCTGCCGGAGATCTCGACCGCGTTGCGGGCGTCGCTGCCGGACACGGCCTTCCGCTTCCGGCTGGACCGGACCGCGGAGGTCGAGCAGGCCCTCGCCGACGGCGTCGCCGACCTCATCGTCGTCACCGAACTCGGCGCCGCACCGCCGTCGCACCGCAGTGTGCTGCGGCTGCACTGGTTCGCCGGCCCGGAGTTCGTGCGGCCCGCGTCGGGGCCGCTGCCGGTGATCGCGTTCGACGAGCCGTGCATGCTGCGCCGGCCGACGTTCGACACCCTGCGCTCGGCCGGCATCGAGCACGACGTCGTCGCCGAGGTGACCAACCTGTCCGGCGGTTACTCGGCGGCGCGGGCGGGCATCGGGGTGCTGCTGCTGCCGCAACTGGACCGCACCCCTGAGGGCCTGGTCGAGCGCGAGGATCTGCCGGAGCCGCCGGCGGTGCGTATGTCGGTGCGTGCCGCCGCGGGGACGCCCTCGGCTGCGGTGCGTGCCGTCAACGGCGCAGTGCGCACCGCGATGCAGCGATGA